Proteins encoded within one genomic window of Cucumis sativus cultivar 9930 chromosome 3, Cucumber_9930_V3, whole genome shotgun sequence:
- the LOC116402432 gene encoding uncharacterized protein LOC116402432, protein MELEDGRFFKYLFMVVSPCVRGFLNCIRPVIVMDGTFLKNKYRGQLIVVVCLDGNNQIYPLAFGVVDRETDASIQWFLEKLKGAIGEVPNLGFVTDRKTCFSKCIASVFPSAFHGLCVQHLTQNLNDKYKNDTVATLFYNASRTYRESTFSEAWRSILAFPNGLGNYLNDVGITRWSCFHYPGRRYIMMTTNIAESMNSILKEPRDFPIASFLEHVRVLLQRWFWECREEGIKVTSTLTKWAELYLQKKQERALTMKVNPIDCYQIHVKDLDKEEVVNLHTQEYTCKEFQAKQLPCAHVIVVARDRNINVYSLCANY, encoded by the coding sequence ATGGAACTTGAAGATGGTCgtttcttcaaatatctttttatggTTGTTAGTCCATGTGTTCGAGGATTCTTAAACTGCATTAGACCGGTTATAGTTATGGATGGAACATTCCTTAAGAACAAATATCGAGGTCAGTTGATAGTTGTTGTTTGCTTGGAtggtaacaatcaaatttatcctCTTGCCTTTGGAGTGGTGGACAGAGAAACAGATGCTTCAATACAGTGGTTCttagagaaattgaaaggtGCAATAGGAGAGGTGCCTAATCTAGGCTTCGTGACAGAtcgaaaaacatgtttttctaaGTGTATTGCATCGGTTTTTCCCTCCGCATTCCATGGACTTTGTGTCCAACATttgactcaaaatttgaatgataaatataagaatGACACAGTAGCTACTTTGTTTTACAATGCATCTAGAACATATCGTGAATCAACGTTCTCAGAAGCGTGGAGAAGTATTCTTGCATTTCCAAATGGTTTAggaaattatttaaatgacGTTGGAATAACACGATGGTCTTGTTTTCACTATCCAGGAAGACGATATATTATGATGACAACAAATATAGCAGAGTCCATGAATTCTATACTGAAAGAACCTAGAGATTTTCCTATTGCTTCATTCCTTGAACATGTTCGAGTTTTGCTACAACGTTGGTTTTGGGAGTGTCGAGAAGAAGGCATTAAAGTAACGTCTACATTGACTAAATGGGCAGAGTTATAtctacaaaagaaacaagaacgaGCTTTGACAATGAAGGTCAACCCAATTGATTGTTACCAAATCCATGTTAAAGATTTAGATAAAGAGGAGGTCGTAAATCTTCATACTCAAGAGTACACTTGTAAGGAGTTTCAAGCTAAGCAACTACCATGCGCACATGTCATCGTTGTAGCACGAGATCgcaatataaatgtttatagctTATGTGCTAACTATTAA